The following proteins come from a genomic window of Alicyclobacillus dauci:
- a CDS encoding alkaline phosphatase family protein, whose product MKNRFVSRSMRLPLIASFGTASLLATGLSLQPTVFAKSTSSNDPAATASSKANNHNPVKHVVYIIMDNVHYSDIQQMPHVVKFLHQGTVLQNDHTILDSHTQDGMLSDMTGKYPSQTGVIDQGYYENGQYAGFGYWTNPDPDGKPHVTTTPNWQTFNQNGWNVGAIGAPDMELESTGELKQADMNPSDSKASDYLGVAVHNASGSTTIGSPNLPYLFNAPSWTDPTKTLGGYPGWSDNADLNWSLQATYEMQTHGVPVTFTYLHDAHEVGGKEALPGTYDSTLQSYDTAMNTFFTKLNAAGMSPSNTLFVITTDEGDHLMPQGEQTTNLTGWLANNSLNTADPNNITVYGDSGALVYLKDQSKLPQMLASLDAVPGWNYVADPTELSALHMSVSAAPDRNPSFVLFSKPDVYYGYKGSTDWSYDTGYYWNHGTISPDILDIWAGFVGPGVKSGNTSTQWTDHADTMPTIYSLLGYNLTNQHFDGVPAVSVFSKANNGKPEANLLSAESVFKQLNAPVGQFGMATLRMSTEASINATNTEGTSLDKQIGDITSERDAAAKALQQDILNTVQGHPVSSKQLSTDVDRAQHILDQIQAYTTN is encoded by the coding sequence ATGAAAAACCGCTTTGTATCGCGCAGCATGCGTCTTCCACTCATCGCATCTTTTGGTACTGCAAGTCTGTTGGCAACAGGTTTGTCTTTGCAACCAACCGTTTTCGCCAAGTCCACTAGCTCAAATGATCCGGCGGCTACAGCCTCGAGTAAAGCAAACAATCACAATCCTGTTAAGCACGTCGTGTACATTATCATGGACAACGTTCACTATAGTGACATTCAACAAATGCCGCACGTTGTGAAATTCCTGCATCAAGGGACCGTACTCCAGAACGATCACACCATTCTCGATTCCCATACGCAAGACGGCATGTTGTCGGACATGACAGGTAAATATCCGAGTCAGACGGGTGTGATCGACCAAGGATACTACGAAAATGGTCAATATGCGGGCTTTGGCTATTGGACCAATCCAGACCCGGATGGGAAGCCCCACGTGACGACAACTCCGAACTGGCAAACGTTTAACCAAAATGGCTGGAACGTCGGTGCAATTGGGGCACCAGACATGGAATTAGAGAGTACCGGGGAATTGAAACAGGCGGACATGAACCCATCCGACTCCAAGGCTTCGGACTATTTGGGTGTTGCGGTGCATAACGCGAGCGGATCGACAACGATTGGTTCACCCAACCTGCCATACCTATTCAATGCACCATCTTGGACCGATCCGACAAAGACCCTAGGCGGCTATCCCGGCTGGAGTGACAACGCGGATTTGAATTGGTCGCTGCAGGCTACATACGAGATGCAAACACACGGTGTGCCTGTCACCTTCACATACCTCCATGACGCACATGAAGTGGGTGGCAAGGAAGCCCTGCCAGGAACGTACGACAGCACCCTACAAAGTTACGACACCGCAATGAACACCTTCTTCACCAAACTCAATGCCGCGGGGATGAGTCCTTCAAACACACTATTTGTTATCACGACCGACGAAGGCGATCACCTCATGCCGCAAGGCGAACAAACCACCAATCTCACAGGTTGGCTGGCGAACAACTCGCTCAACACGGCTGACCCGAACAATATTACCGTCTATGGTGACAGCGGTGCACTCGTTTATCTGAAGGACCAATCCAAGTTACCGCAGATGCTCGCATCGCTGGACGCGGTACCTGGGTGGAATTACGTTGCCGATCCGACGGAACTCAGTGCATTGCACATGAGTGTGAGCGCTGCGCCGGATCGAAATCCGTCTTTTGTCCTGTTCTCGAAACCGGACGTTTATTACGGGTATAAAGGTAGCACCGACTGGAGCTACGACACCGGTTACTACTGGAACCACGGCACAATTAGCCCAGACATTCTCGACATCTGGGCCGGCTTCGTAGGACCTGGAGTCAAGTCGGGCAATACCTCCACACAATGGACCGATCACGCCGACACGATGCCTACCATCTACTCGCTCCTCGGCTACAATCTAACAAATCAACATTTTGACGGTGTTCCGGCCGTCTCCGTATTCAGCAAGGCAAACAACGGTAAACCGGAAGCTAACCTGCTAAGCGCCGAATCCGTATTCAAACAATTGAATGCGCCGGTTGGTCAATTTGGAATGGCCACCCTGCGGATGTCGACGGAGGCTTCCATTAACGCGACCAATACGGAGGGTACGAGTCTCGATAAACAAATCGGTGACATCACATCCGAGCGGGACGCTGCCGCTAAGGCGCTCCAGCAGGATATTCTCAACACCGTACAGGGCCATCCGGTATCGTCGAAACAACTCAGCACGGATGTCGATCGCGCACAACACATTCTCGACCAAATTCAAGCCTACACGACGAACTAA
- a CDS encoding Ig-like domain-containing protein, translating into MKRILTGLAATTVVIGTGLPMAFASTSSTNSFKASISISGTTVSSLYGVVANDGSHDTSYLPVYYLNQLFNKAGYKATWNGSTHTWALTTSKTNIDFSKVNVGSGNTSVTVNGKLVKKFNTIVQHDPAAPKISTTFAPIYYVTSLLEAFGWTGNWNGNTHTLSVSPAANQATISSAVATNGSITVVFDQPLTSTPAASDFVVTGSVGSSSTSVPVSKVDVSADKKTVTLTIPEIPPTAHQPVPHYSVKYLGGATVAAYERVVAVNDGTLGEVAKTVQVGQTVTVAGVSDQCTPMPSITFQSDNPAVATVTADGTVTALASGVAHIIATDAKGFTSIVPFTLTVQSPNDASIASVVATNGSLTVVFNKPLTATPAASDFVVTGTVGTTASPVAVSKVTMNTDMTTATLAIPEIPPTAHQPVPHYSVQYLGQPAVTGYERVVAVNDGTPGEVAKTIAVGKTLTVAGVSDQCTPMPSITFQSDNPAVATVTADGTVTAIGTGVAHIVATDSKGFKSIVPFTVTVQ; encoded by the coding sequence ATGAAGCGCATTCTAACAGGCCTTGCAGCCACAACCGTTGTGATTGGAACGGGTCTACCAATGGCGTTCGCGTCAACTTCTTCAACCAATTCGTTCAAAGCGTCGATTTCCATCAGTGGAACGACAGTCAGTTCACTGTACGGCGTCGTTGCGAATGACGGCAGCCACGACACATCGTATTTGCCGGTATATTATCTCAATCAATTATTCAACAAGGCTGGCTACAAGGCCACATGGAACGGCTCCACACATACATGGGCACTCACCACTTCAAAAACGAATATCGACTTTTCCAAGGTCAACGTGGGATCCGGTAACACCAGCGTCACCGTGAACGGAAAACTCGTCAAGAAATTCAATACCATTGTCCAACACGATCCCGCCGCTCCAAAGATATCCACGACATTTGCCCCGATCTACTACGTGACATCTCTATTGGAGGCATTCGGATGGACCGGGAATTGGAACGGCAACACACATACACTGTCCGTGAGCCCAGCAGCCAATCAGGCTACCATTTCCTCCGCAGTCGCCACAAACGGAAGTATCACAGTTGTGTTTGATCAGCCGCTCACCTCCACGCCGGCTGCTAGCGATTTTGTTGTGACGGGATCGGTCGGATCGAGCTCAACATCCGTGCCCGTATCTAAGGTGGACGTAAGCGCTGACAAGAAGACGGTCACCCTCACCATTCCGGAAATTCCACCTACTGCACACCAACCTGTCCCACATTACAGCGTCAAATACCTCGGCGGTGCGACGGTCGCAGCGTATGAACGCGTCGTTGCAGTCAACGACGGTACATTAGGCGAGGTTGCGAAAACCGTACAAGTCGGTCAAACCGTGACCGTTGCTGGTGTAAGTGACCAGTGCACACCGATGCCGAGCATCACATTCCAGTCCGACAACCCAGCGGTCGCAACGGTGACGGCAGACGGAACAGTCACAGCTCTCGCATCCGGTGTGGCACACATCATCGCAACGGACGCAAAAGGCTTCACAAGCATCGTGCCGTTCACACTGACCGTACAGTCTCCTAATGATGCATCGATTGCGTCAGTAGTCGCTACGAATGGGAGCCTGACCGTTGTCTTTAACAAGCCACTGACGGCTACACCTGCAGCGTCAGACTTTGTGGTCACGGGCACAGTTGGAACGACGGCAAGTCCAGTTGCGGTTTCGAAAGTGACGATGAATACCGACATGACGACAGCCACCCTGGCCATTCCGGAAATTCCACCAACAGCTCATCAGCCAGTACCACACTATAGCGTACAGTACCTTGGCCAACCCGCTGTCACAGGGTATGAACGCGTCGTTGCAGTCAACGACGGCACACCAGGCGAGGTTGCGAAGACCATTGCCGTGGGCAAGACATTGACGGTTGCTGGTGTAAGTGACCAATGCACACCGATGCCGAGCATCACGTTCCAATCTGACAACCCAGCAGTGGCAACTGTGACGGCAGACGGAACAGTCACCGCCATCGGAACCGGCGTAGCACATATCGTCGCAACCGATTCGAAGGGATTCAAGAGCATCGTACCGTTTACGGTGACGGTCCAATAA
- a CDS encoding GNAT family N-acetyltransferase, whose product MRCKRFGDASAFLHECEPFLTVHDPETNLILSNAYRLDDNPPSPDRPAYMAFVEDEKGISLAAIMGHRLPLSVYARAEVEGDALTLLVKDLLEWQTALSIGQPHSDSHDAHSGRFTKVVAPQQVAGAFADTWKAQTGVTLMQGMHMRLYQLRSVDHPGRTPGHLRLASESDTLLIARWYLEFDKEATNEQLSVADAERIAETKIGNRETFIWEDGGEAVTMVAKTRPTKQGIVLNAVYTPPVHRRRGYATGCVAAVSQRLLDEGYAFCSLFTDLTNPTSNSIYMKIGYKPMRDYYEYEFPLGGSGRS is encoded by the coding sequence ATGCGCTGTAAACGATTTGGCGATGCAAGTGCGTTTCTCCATGAGTGCGAGCCCTTCTTAACGGTTCACGATCCCGAGACCAACTTGATTCTCTCCAACGCGTACCGGCTCGATGATAATCCTCCGTCACCGGATCGGCCCGCATACATGGCATTCGTCGAGGACGAAAAAGGGATTAGCCTCGCGGCTATTATGGGACATCGGTTACCCCTGAGCGTGTACGCACGTGCCGAAGTAGAGGGTGACGCGCTCACATTACTCGTGAAGGATTTGCTAGAGTGGCAAACGGCTCTATCCATCGGCCAGCCACACTCCGATTCGCATGACGCCCACAGCGGCCGATTTACAAAAGTTGTCGCGCCACAGCAGGTTGCGGGCGCGTTTGCCGACACGTGGAAGGCGCAGACGGGTGTCACTTTAATGCAGGGGATGCACATGCGCCTATATCAGTTGCGATCCGTCGATCATCCCGGCCGCACCCCGGGACATCTGCGCCTAGCCTCAGAATCGGATACATTACTCATTGCCCGTTGGTACCTCGAGTTCGACAAGGAGGCAACAAACGAACAACTGAGTGTTGCGGATGCCGAGCGGATCGCAGAGACGAAGATAGGGAACCGCGAGACCTTCATTTGGGAAGATGGAGGAGAGGCAGTGACGATGGTTGCCAAGACTCGTCCGACCAAGCAGGGCATCGTTTTGAATGCGGTCTATACGCCGCCAGTTCATCGCAGACGTGGTTATGCAACTGGATGCGTGGCGGCCGTCAGCCAGCGATTGCTGGATGAAGGGTATGCGTTTTGTTCCTTGTTTACGGATCTGACCAATCCGACTTCGAACAGTATCTATATGAAGATTGGGTACAAACCGATGAGGGATTACTACGAATATGAGTTTCCACTAGGGGGATCGGGTCGCAGTTAG
- a CDS encoding sigma-70 family RNA polymerase sigma factor: MNASLQETDTAGCTRLTQIAISAKTDDDAFRQLVQELYPIIKGLVKNMSYSKVYDTQDEFVQIMTIELWNAVEDFSPDRNVAFEWFVKDYLYKRSRSVLRSKFYTRRSTFNLKSIRIAENPTDDDDNHVAFPTDKNSLLYKLWERRVRSTVFNKCIKSLTKLEGEVLYLWYVGCSYKEIEERLNINYKSIDNTMMRVKKKLRADDELSELFAFWRDLSAT; the protein is encoded by the coding sequence ATGAATGCCAGCCTTCAAGAGACAGATACCGCAGGGTGTACACGCCTAACTCAAATCGCTATATCAGCAAAAACGGACGATGACGCCTTCCGTCAGTTAGTGCAGGAACTGTACCCGATTATCAAAGGCCTCGTAAAAAATATGAGTTACTCGAAAGTCTACGATACACAAGACGAATTTGTTCAAATCATGACCATTGAATTGTGGAATGCGGTTGAAGACTTCAGTCCTGATCGGAATGTCGCCTTCGAGTGGTTCGTCAAGGATTACTTATATAAGCGCAGCCGCTCGGTCCTGCGTTCTAAGTTCTACACTCGGCGCTCCACCTTTAACCTAAAAAGCATTCGCATTGCCGAAAACCCAACAGACGATGACGATAACCATGTCGCGTTCCCAACCGACAAAAACAGCCTCTTGTACAAGCTTTGGGAGCGGCGCGTACGCTCAACTGTTTTTAACAAATGCATCAAATCACTCACAAAGTTAGAAGGAGAAGTCCTCTATTTGTGGTACGTCGGTTGTTCCTACAAGGAAATTGAGGAGCGGCTGAACATCAACTACAAGTCGATCGACAACACCATGATGCGGGTGAAGAAAAAGTTGCGGGCAGACGATGAATTAAGCGAATTGTTCGCGTTTTGGAGAGATTTGAGTGCCACTTAG
- a CDS encoding methyl-accepting chemotaxis protein, producing the protein MRDKGEDMDNTKKNRNRLRDALFSIRTKLMGIALLMLVIPSVIIGIISYNVAHNQLTTSSKIAMQNDVRLVNNTIKILNSEVQAGHISLADAQEQVKRMVLGPVQANGMRPVNPSYDIGNHHGFFYILDTKGNSLASPTSEGKNIWNSKDSHGFYMIQQAIKVAESGGGFTTYMWPMPNNPNQQAQKIVYSELSPDWGWVIAVGSYMSDFNSGANQVLTNMLITLVISLILGALIVIVFATRLARPIKQMASTVQRVADGDLTAEPLKFKNRDEIGRLAHGFNSMTTSLKEVISKVSMMSDQVAASSEQLSASAEENTKATEQVTSAIQEVASGADQQVKSVEESVKTIEDLTEGMNVVAKNSEDVSHSADEASNVAATGNKSIQLAVRQMNSIETAMTNLADVVSNLGERSSEIGKIVDVITEISSQTNLLSLNAAIEAARAGESGRGFAVVADEVRKLAEQSSQAAKRISEIIGGIQGETKLAVESMETAKSEVTSGLNTVNTAGESFEGIKAVVDNVAAQIQEVSASVSQMLVGTKNLHNSIQGVSEVTSTTTAGVETVSAATEEQLASMEEIAASANSLSRMAEELQQVISRFKL; encoded by the coding sequence ATGAGAGATAAGGGTGAAGACATGGACAACACGAAGAAGAATAGGAACAGGCTCCGAGATGCCCTGTTCAGCATCAGGACGAAATTGATGGGTATTGCTCTACTCATGCTAGTCATTCCCAGTGTAATTATCGGAATCATCTCGTACAATGTCGCGCACAACCAGTTGACAACCTCAAGTAAGATCGCCATGCAAAACGATGTGCGATTGGTCAACAACACGATTAAAATATTAAATTCGGAAGTTCAGGCTGGTCATATTTCGCTCGCAGATGCTCAAGAGCAAGTGAAGAGAATGGTGCTCGGACCCGTTCAAGCAAACGGTATGCGTCCAGTTAACCCCAGTTACGACATCGGAAACCACCACGGATTCTTCTATATCTTAGATACCAAGGGTAACTCTCTGGCAAGTCCCACATCCGAGGGAAAGAACATTTGGAACTCGAAAGACTCCCACGGTTTTTATATGATTCAGCAGGCGATTAAGGTAGCTGAGTCCGGTGGTGGCTTCACCACCTACATGTGGCCCATGCCGAACAATCCAAATCAGCAAGCACAAAAAATCGTCTACTCGGAACTATCTCCTGATTGGGGATGGGTTATCGCAGTCGGATCGTACATGAGTGACTTCAACAGCGGTGCCAACCAAGTCTTGACCAACATGCTCATCACACTTGTCATCTCACTTATTCTGGGTGCACTCATTGTAATTGTGTTCGCCACGCGGTTGGCTCGCCCCATTAAACAAATGGCAAGCACGGTTCAACGTGTCGCCGATGGCGATCTAACCGCTGAACCCCTGAAGTTTAAAAACCGGGATGAAATTGGTCGCTTGGCCCACGGCTTTAACTCGATGACGACAAGCCTCAAAGAGGTTATTTCGAAAGTCAGCATGATGTCTGACCAGGTGGCTGCCTCGTCAGAGCAGCTCTCGGCCAGTGCCGAGGAGAACACCAAGGCAACAGAACAAGTGACATCCGCCATTCAAGAAGTTGCAAGCGGTGCAGACCAGCAAGTTAAGAGTGTCGAGGAAAGTGTAAAAACAATTGAGGATCTAACCGAAGGAATGAATGTTGTCGCCAAAAACTCGGAAGACGTTTCCCATTCGGCTGACGAAGCGTCCAACGTTGCTGCTACCGGAAACAAATCGATCCAGTTAGCTGTGCGCCAAATGAACTCCATTGAGACAGCCATGACCAACTTGGCTGACGTCGTATCGAATCTGGGTGAGCGGTCCAGCGAGATCGGCAAGATTGTCGACGTCATCACGGAAATCTCCAGCCAAACGAATCTGCTGTCCCTAAACGCTGCCATCGAAGCCGCTCGGGCTGGCGAAAGTGGCCGAGGATTTGCCGTCGTCGCCGACGAGGTTCGCAAGCTGGCTGAACAGTCGTCGCAAGCCGCAAAACGCATTTCTGAGATCATCGGCGGCATTCAGGGAGAAACCAAGCTGGCAGTCGAGTCGATGGAAACCGCCAAGAGCGAAGTGACGTCTGGACTGAACACGGTCAACACTGCTGGCGAATCCTTTGAAGGGATCAAAGCTGTAGTCGACAACGTGGCTGCACAAATCCAAGAGGTTTCCGCTTCCGTTTCACAAATGTTGGTGGGAACGAAGAATCTGCACAACAGTATTCAGGGTGTATCCGAGGTCACGAGCACAACGACAGCCGGTGTCGAAACCGTATCTGCCGCTACCGAGGAACAACTTGCTTCCATGGAAGAGATCGCTGCTTCGGCAAATTCACTGAGCCGAATGGCAGAAGAGCTGCAACAGGTGATCAGCCGCTTCAAACTGTAA
- a CDS encoding maleate cis-trans isomerase family protein — MAKNYRVGLIVPSSNTTMETEIPRMLNWRMAEMSDETFTFHSSRMRMMHVTPEQLKAMDVESDRCAVELSDARCDVLAYACLVAIMCQGPGYHVVSEKRLSNIASENGGSGDVISSAGALIQGVQTLGAKKVALIAPYMKPLTKTVIEYIEANDIQVTDSISLEIPDNLEVGLQNPMNLFDIVDRLDYSQADAVVLSACVQMPSLEAVQKVEDKIGKPVLTAATSTVYQILKHLNLKTFVPNAGSLLSGRY, encoded by the coding sequence ATGGCGAAGAATTACCGAGTAGGATTGATTGTTCCTAGCTCCAACACAACGATGGAGACTGAGATTCCTCGTATGTTGAACTGGCGCATGGCTGAGATGTCGGACGAAACGTTTACGTTCCATTCAAGCCGCATGCGGATGATGCATGTCACTCCGGAGCAATTGAAAGCTATGGATGTCGAAAGTGATCGTTGTGCCGTGGAACTTTCCGATGCACGTTGCGACGTTCTGGCCTACGCTTGTTTGGTGGCTATTATGTGCCAGGGACCAGGGTATCACGTGGTGTCGGAAAAGAGACTGTCAAACATCGCTTCAGAAAACGGTGGTTCCGGGGATGTCATCAGTAGCGCGGGGGCGCTCATTCAAGGCGTACAAACGCTTGGCGCAAAGAAAGTCGCGCTGATCGCACCATACATGAAACCTTTGACGAAAACGGTTATCGAGTATATCGAGGCAAACGACATTCAAGTCACCGACTCCATCAGCTTGGAGATTCCGGATAACTTGGAAGTTGGGTTGCAGAACCCCATGAACTTGTTCGACATTGTTGATCGTCTAGACTACAGCCAAGCGGACGCGGTTGTGCTCTCTGCCTGTGTGCAAATGCCCTCACTCGAAGCGGTACAGAAGGTGGAAGACAAGATTGGCAAGCCTGTGTTGACAGCAGCTACATCCACTGTCTATCAGATCTTGAAACACTTGAACTTGAAAACGTTCGTCCCGAACGCCGGCAGCTTGTTGTCCGGTCGCTATTAA
- a CDS encoding MFS transporter, whose amino-acid sequence MNQLSYATGVIEAPTSRKAHALIGSWASWLFDAMDAGIFSFVLLAVSHTFHTSLSGVTTVVAWFLFATGVGGYVFGNISDRIGRKRTLWISVLIYGIGTLLCGFVQNMFELNIFRIIVGVAVGGLWSAAAALISEVSSPTSRAKALALMQTGWSGGQLLAAIFAWTLLNPHDPESWRRLFIYASIPAWLTALYILIFVKESPIWLANREYIAQHSKGQNMFSIFNRAYVKTTLLALLISMLGMIGYWIILTFVPSYLTKILGINMNQAPVFSVWTAVGAIIGYLVYGYLAEWIGRRISFSIFFFGMTVIIPIFTYVASHMPLTHGHLILTGAHVVTMGIISALLGFFTGYFSGFGAWYGELFPTSIRATASGFCFNVGRIGSILGIVSAPSLIASIGFSMFIVLASICYFAAGILVFTIRETKGQVLTADN is encoded by the coding sequence GTGAATCAACTAAGTTACGCAACAGGCGTTATTGAAGCCCCAACATCGAGAAAAGCACACGCTCTCATTGGCTCTTGGGCCTCCTGGTTATTTGATGCCATGGACGCCGGAATTTTTAGCTTTGTTCTACTAGCCGTTTCCCATACGTTTCATACCAGCTTGTCTGGAGTGACAACGGTAGTCGCCTGGTTCCTATTTGCGACGGGCGTGGGCGGTTATGTGTTCGGCAACATCTCCGACCGGATCGGCCGGAAGCGCACGCTGTGGATTTCCGTCCTCATTTATGGCATTGGCACACTTCTGTGTGGCTTCGTCCAGAATATGTTCGAGTTAAATATTTTCCGAATCATTGTCGGCGTCGCTGTAGGTGGCCTTTGGTCCGCGGCCGCAGCACTCATTTCCGAAGTATCGAGTCCAACGTCACGGGCGAAAGCACTTGCACTCATGCAAACAGGGTGGTCCGGCGGACAGTTGTTGGCTGCCATTTTTGCCTGGACGCTTCTGAATCCACACGATCCAGAGTCCTGGAGACGGCTGTTTATCTACGCTAGTATTCCAGCCTGGCTGACAGCGCTTTATATTCTGATATTCGTCAAAGAATCACCGATCTGGCTTGCGAATAGGGAATACATTGCACAACACAGCAAAGGTCAAAATATGTTCTCCATTTTCAACAGAGCGTACGTCAAGACAACCTTATTGGCTCTCCTTATTTCAATGTTGGGCATGATTGGATACTGGATCATTCTCACTTTTGTCCCGAGCTACCTGACCAAGATACTTGGGATCAACATGAACCAAGCACCTGTCTTTTCAGTTTGGACTGCCGTTGGCGCCATCATTGGCTACCTAGTCTATGGCTATCTCGCGGAATGGATCGGCCGTCGAATTTCGTTCTCTATTTTCTTCTTTGGCATGACGGTCATCATTCCTATCTTCACATATGTGGCCAGTCACATGCCGCTGACTCATGGTCACTTGATTCTAACTGGAGCACATGTCGTCACCATGGGCATTATCTCAGCCCTGCTTGGGTTCTTTACAGGTTACTTTAGCGGGTTTGGCGCGTGGTACGGTGAACTGTTCCCAACCAGCATTCGTGCGACAGCCTCTGGATTTTGTTTTAACGTTGGTCGCATCGGATCCATCCTCGGCATCGTCAGCGCACCGAGCCTTATCGCATCAATTGGATTCTCGATGTTCATTGTTTTGGCATCCATTTGCTACTTCGCCGCCGGTATTCTGGTATTCACCATTCGCGAAACGAAAGGGCAAGTGCTCACCGCGGATAACTGA
- a CDS encoding GntR family transcriptional regulator, which translates to MEIRKPEPVYQQVYDILFQQIIEGQLASGVKLSEERIAADLHVSRTPVREAIIRLEHEGLLRNKTVIELTPKEIKESYEIRILLEGHAAKQAALTMTPEDKEFLKSVIDRARSGDFEAKMKANTLFHNAIVRACQNDQLSQFIERMQTIILLCRKDIVKSRTELPHEHEEIYDAVIRGDGDAAERLMKSHLQRNLNNFLNSLPAENRISLI; encoded by the coding sequence TTGGAGATACGGAAACCGGAACCAGTTTATCAGCAGGTATACGACATCCTCTTTCAGCAGATCATCGAGGGACAATTGGCCTCAGGCGTTAAACTATCCGAAGAAAGAATTGCGGCCGATTTGCACGTCAGCCGAACGCCAGTCCGTGAGGCTATCATTCGTTTGGAACACGAGGGTCTACTGAGAAACAAAACGGTTATTGAACTAACTCCGAAAGAAATTAAAGAGAGTTATGAAATTCGTATTCTCTTAGAGGGGCACGCCGCCAAACAGGCTGCGCTTACAATGACGCCCGAGGACAAGGAATTTCTGAAGAGCGTCATCGACCGCGCTCGATCCGGTGATTTTGAAGCAAAGATGAAAGCGAATACGCTATTCCATAACGCAATCGTTCGGGCCTGCCAAAATGATCAGCTTTCGCAGTTCATAGAGCGAATGCAAACAATCATTTTGCTGTGCCGCAAAGATATTGTGAAAAGCCGGACGGAGCTCCCGCACGAACACGAGGAAATCTATGACGCCGTCATTCGCGGTGATGGCGACGCAGCAGAACGCTTAATGAAAAGTCATTTGCAGAGGAATCTAAACAACTTCCTAAATAGTTTACCCGCTGAAAATCGGATATCACTGATTTGA
- a CDS encoding transporter permease has product MDSSCAIAAVLTQVMSNTPTTLLLAPVMIQTATALHYNPIPFVVTVVVAVTASPMTYISHKVFLIIMRPGGYRYQDYARLGVPLTILFFAATMLIVPRIWPF; this is encoded by the coding sequence ATGGACTCCTCATGCGCCATCGCGGCCGTCCTCACACAAGTCATGAGCAACACGCCGACAACGTTGCTCCTTGCGCCTGTCATGATTCAGACGGCGACCGCTCTGCACTACAACCCGATCCCCTTCGTCGTCACTGTAGTTGTCGCAGTCACCGCGTCCCCTATGACGTACATCAGCCACAAGGTGTTTCTCATCATCATGCGTCCCGGGGGCTACAGGTATCAGGACTACGCGAGGCTCGGCGTACCTTTGACGATCCTCTTTTTCGCCGCAACCATGCTCATCGTACCGAGGATTTGGCCATTTTGA
- a CDS encoding Gfo/Idh/MocA family protein, with protein MQTIRWGVLSTARIAEQQLIPAIKGANNAELLAVASRDEQKGQAFASRLGIPKVYGSYEALLEDPDIDAVYIPLPNHLHAEWTIKAAEKRKHVLCEKPAGLTAEQAKQMTDACKQAGVVFAEAFMYQHHPLWKRVHEVIRNVVIGDVRMVNANFSFPLTREGDIRLNPIMGGGALYDVGSYCVHAIRTIASDARPVKVTATANFAEDGVVDKSLAAAIRFENGILAHFDCSFEVTNRQHVEIVGTEGTITIPWPFRPDKGEPKLLIRTQSGERTEMIDPSPMYVLQVEDFGRSIENGTSPLNRVEDTLHNMEIIDMVFEAAGRKSVSL; from the coding sequence ATGCAGACGATCCGCTGGGGCGTACTGAGCACAGCACGCATTGCGGAACAACAGTTGATTCCAGCCATCAAGGGAGCAAACAACGCCGAGTTATTGGCGGTAGCCAGTCGGGACGAACAGAAGGGTCAAGCATTCGCGAGTCGGCTAGGTATTCCCAAAGTTTATGGCAGCTATGAGGCATTGCTTGAAGATCCGGACATCGATGCTGTCTACATACCGCTCCCCAACCACTTGCATGCAGAGTGGACGATAAAAGCTGCAGAAAAGAGAAAACACGTCCTCTGTGAAAAGCCAGCCGGATTGACGGCCGAGCAAGCAAAGCAAATGACTGACGCCTGCAAGCAAGCGGGTGTAGTGTTTGCCGAGGCGTTCATGTATCAACATCATCCACTTTGGAAACGAGTCCACGAAGTCATCCGCAACGTAGTTATCGGGGATGTTCGAATGGTGAATGCGAACTTTTCTTTCCCGTTAACGCGGGAAGGGGACATTCGCCTCAACCCGATCATGGGGGGCGGAGCACTGTACGATGTCGGTTCATATTGTGTTCACGCGATTCGCACCATCGCCAGTGACGCACGCCCTGTCAAGGTGACGGCGACAGCGAATTTCGCTGAGGACGGCGTCGTGGACAAATCGTTGGCGGCGGCCATTCGCTTCGAAAATGGCATTTTGGCTCACTTCGACTGCTCTTTTGAAGTGACAAATCGGCAACATGTCGAGATCGTCGGAACGGAGGGTACCATCACCATTCCGTGGCCATTCCGACCAGACAAGGGAGAGCCAAAACTTCTCATTCGCACCCAGTCTGGTGAGCGTACGGAAATGATTGACCCGTCTCCAATGTACGTGCTGCAGGTTGAAGATTTTGGCCGGTCCATCGAGAACGGCACTTCCCCTCTGAATCGAGTGGAAGATACGCTTCACAACATGGAGATCATCGACATGGTGTTCGAGGCTGCGGGGAGAAAGTCAGTGTCGCTGTGA